In one Hyphomicrobium sp. 99 genomic region, the following are encoded:
- the cyoD gene encoding cytochrome o ubiquinol oxidase subunit IV has protein sequence MSTGTHSDHGHGGHDAHGHDSGHPESTLRGYLIGFGLSVVLTAIPFWLVMTGKLGSNDLTTIAILVLAAIQIVVHMIYFLHMTPSSEGGWTMMALIFTIVMVVITLSGSLWVMYHMNANMMPGMDPSQLP, from the coding sequence ATGAGCACGGGTACGCACAGCGATCACGGGCACGGTGGCCACGACGCGCACGGTCACGACAGCGGGCATCCCGAGTCGACCCTTCGCGGCTATCTGATTGGCTTTGGCCTTTCGGTCGTGCTGACGGCCATTCCATTCTGGCTCGTCATGACGGGCAAGCTCGGCAGCAACGATCTGACGACCATCGCGATCCTGGTTCTGGCCGCGATACAGATCGTCGTGCACATGATCTACTTCCTGCACATGACGCCGAGCTCTGAAGGCGGCTGGACGATGATGGCGCTGATCTTCACCATCGTCATGGTGGTGATCACGCTCTCCGGCTCGCTGTGGGTCATGTATCACATGAATGCGAACATGATGCCCGGCATGGATCCGAGCCAGCTGCCGTGA
- the cyoC gene encoding cytochrome o ubiquinol oxidase subunit III: MTTTTTASASLTKAKETPVFYVADEHDHPEGASTMLGFWLYLMSDCLVFAVLFATFGVLGGNYAAGPSPKELFDLPLVAVNTSMLLLSSITYGFAVLEMQKKNVNGMLVWLVVTGLFGAAFLGIELYEFAHMIHEGATPQRSAFLSSFFTLVGTHGLHVTFGIIWMITLIVQVWKFGLIEANQRRLLCLSMFWHFLDVVWIGVFTFVYLMGVLR; encoded by the coding sequence ATGACGACGACAACAACAGCGAGCGCAAGTCTCACCAAGGCGAAAGAGACACCCGTCTTCTACGTCGCCGATGAGCACGACCATCCCGAAGGCGCGAGCACCATGCTCGGCTTTTGGCTCTACCTGATGAGCGACTGTCTCGTCTTCGCAGTGCTCTTCGCGACTTTCGGCGTTCTCGGCGGCAACTATGCTGCCGGGCCTTCGCCGAAGGAGCTTTTCGATTTGCCGCTCGTTGCGGTGAACACGTCGATGCTTCTCCTGTCGTCGATCACCTACGGTTTCGCGGTGCTCGAGATGCAGAAGAAGAACGTGAACGGGATGCTGGTCTGGCTCGTGGTGACGGGCCTCTTCGGCGCCGCGTTTCTCGGCATCGAGCTCTACGAGTTCGCGCATATGATCCACGAGGGCGCGACGCCTCAGCGTAGTGCGTTCCTGTCGTCGTTCTTCACGCTTGTCGGAACGCACGGCCTTCACGTCACTTTCGGCATCATCTGGATGATCACGCTGATCGTTCAGGTGTGGAAGTTCGGCCTGATCGAAGCCAACCAGCGCCGCCTTCTGTGCCTCAGCATGTTCTGGCACTTCCTCGACGTCGTCTGGATCGGCGTTTTCACATTCGTCTATTTGATGGGAGTGCTCCGATGA